From the Clostridia bacterium genome, the window CGCTCTTTGTCCAGGGTCGGATGGGTAGGAATCCAGTCAACGATAGGGTAGGTTGGGACGGGTGCCTCGTTCATCTGGAGGAAGACAATCTGCTTGGAGTCGGGAGACCAGAAGTAATTGCTGCGAACGTCCAGTTCCTCGGAGTACACCCAGTCGACTTCGCCATTGAGGATGTTCTCGTCGGTGTCGCTGGTGAGCGCTTTTTCTACGCCCGATCCGGTGGGCCTGATGAACAGGTTGTGATTGCGGACGAAGGCGATGTGGCTTGCGTCGTCGGAAAACTTGGGATCGCTACTGGCATCCTGCGAGTTGGTCAACTGGTGGGCTTTGCCGGCGGCGAGGTCGTAGAGCCATAGGTGGCCGAGCGCATCGAACAGGATGCTCTTGGAATCAGGCCCCCAGTGATAGGCGGCGACACCGAAGCGCGCGCGGTTCTCGCGCTGGCGCTCATCCTTCAGGTTCGAGGTGGGCGGCACAAGAGCTGCAAGCTTTTCCGCGGCTACCAGGACGGCCGACTTGCCCGTAGCAGGATCGAGATAGTAAAGCGAAACTTGCTCACCCGTGCCGGAGCGCTGAATGAAGGAAATTTTGGTTCCATCCGGGCTCCACTTCATGGATTCCGGGCCGCGGCTTTGCATCATCGTGCCTGGCGAGAACATGGCCTCAATCGTTAATTCCTTGTTCTGCGTTGGCGCTGTTTGCGCCTGTTGAGCGACGGACGACAGAGAGGCTGCCAGACACAGCAGTATTAGGACGGCGACGGGAAACCGTTTCACTGGGTGCTCCTGACTTTGCTTAGACGAGAACAGCAGAAATGTATATCGTTCGGCGGTGCAAAATGCAATTCGCCGGACACCGGTGATTACCGGAAAAGCAACCAGATACGAATCATCTCGTAGGTTGCGACGAAGATGCCGATGCTGAAGTAGAGATTGCGGGCGGTTTCCGGGGTGGGAGCGGAAGGTAGAGGGACCCCGCGCTGGCGCGCGATCGCTACCAGCGAGCGCTCCTGCTCGAGAATGAAAGCGGCAAGTGGCCGGTGGAATAGGGCAATCAGCAAGCCGAACACAAGTCTGGTTACTTCCACCAGCATAAGCTGGATACTAACGTCGCTCATCAGGGCGCTCCATACGGCGAAATGCTTAAGTGGACGAAGTTTTGGGCGCTAGCCGCCGGATCGATTTTCCGAAGCGGAGCTGAGATCACGAGGATTTCACCCAAGCGTGCTAGAATTTTCCACAGCCACAATAGTCCACTAAATGAATCCTGACCTTGTAAAACTCATTGAACTGCAGAAGGTGGACGCTGAAATCACGCGTCTAAACGCTGAAATTGCAGCACTGCCCAAGCGCGTACAGGCGATCGAGGCGCAACTCGCGGACTCCAACGACCGCCTGGAAAAGGCAAAAGCTGCCATCAAGGCCGATGAGGCCGCGCGTCGTAAGTACGAATCTGAAATCCAGTCACAAAACGACAAGATTTCCAAGTACCGCGAACAATCGCTTGCGGTGAAGACCAACGATCAATACAAGGCTCTCATGCAGGAGATACAGTTCGCCGAGCAGAACATCAAGGCTCTGGAAGATAAGATTCTGGAGACTATGCTCGATGCCGACGTGAAGGAAAACGTCCTCAAGGCGGCCGAAGCAGAGCTGAAAGCAGAGCGCGCCGAAATCGAAAAAGAAAAAGAGCACGCACGCACGCGGACTGCCGTGGACGAAAAGGCTTTGGCGGAGCAGAACGCGAAGCGCAACGATCTTCGCAGCGGCGTGAACCCGAACATCCTCGAACATTACGAGCGCTTGCTGAAGGCGCGTGGCTCGGGAATTGCGGAAGCGCGGGAACAGCGCTGCACGGCCTGCCAGGTGTTGCTGCGTCCGCAGATTTATAACGAAGTTCGCGGCAACGAAGGGGTGCAGATTTGCGATTCCTGCAGCCGCATTCTTTACTATGACCCGGCGAACGAGCCGGCAGAAGATCCGAAGGCGAAGACTGGCTCCAAGGCTGGCGGCGCCATCGAGCGGGAATGGGTTTACCTTGACGAAGGCGAGAACGGGGTTTTCGCCGTGCTGGTGAACTCCAAAGGCAGTTGCAGTCTGCGCACCTTTGACCGCCGGACTGGTTTAGCCTTGGCTCCTCCGAAAGTTGTGAAGGGGCAGAGTTTCAGACAGGCTTTCCGTGAATATATCGAAAACGGCCGGCCGCTGTTCCTGGATCATAACCCGAACCTGGAACAGGACTGCAAGGACGCCCTACCGCCGGAATTGCTCACTGAGTTACAGCGGCAAGCACCGAATCGTACAGTCACTGAAAACGGACAGTAGCTGGCTGGGAGCCTCCTCCTGATGCGTAGTCGATGCGCGCTTCTCGTAGTGCTTTTTATCGCCTGCGCCGCTCCTGCGCTTGTCGCACAAACCGCTACCGCTCAGATGGTGACGTTCCGCATAAAGCTCACGCTCTCCGCCGACAATCGACAGCAGGCGGGGAGCTCCGCACAACCAGGAGTTAATGCTCAGGAGCGCAGCGGTCCTGGCGTAGCGTATGTAACAGGCGCCGGGACAACAATGCAGATTCGTATCCAGGTCATCGACGAGAATGGGTCCACGCTAGGTGAGCAGTCCCCCGACAGCGAGGGCTCGGCCACTTTCGAGGTCGTCGGCCAGATACAGAAGGGCAATGTTCGCATTTATCCCACCTATCGCGTACGGGTCTTCGGTCCCGAGATCGAAGAGGTATGGGCGGAAGGCGTGGAGCCCGGGCGCTCCGATCGTATGCTGATGATGCAGGTGCGCCGAAAGGGAGAGAAACCCGCTACTGCGAAGGACAAGTCGATGGTTTCGGCCTCAGCCCTAAAGATACCCCGAAAGGCGCAGAAGGAACTCGACGCTGGCAATGAAGCGCTAGGGAACGGCAAGCTCGACAAAGCTCGCGAACACTTTGATCGCGCAACGCAGATCTATCCGCAGTTCGACCAGGCGTGGAACAACCTTGGCGTGGTACGGATGAAGCAGGGAGACCGCGCAGGTGGACAGCAGGCATTCGAGGCCGCGCTCAAGATTAATGACAAGTTTGCACGAGCGTATGTAAACCTGGCGAGACTGGCGCTGCAAGACAATGACTATAAGCAGGCAAGCGAGTTGCTGAAGAAATCGCTTTCGACTGAACCGCTCAATGCAGAGGCGCTTTCGATGGCGTGCCAGGCGGACTTTCTCGCCGGCAACCTGGAACAGGTAGTGAGCAACGCGCGGAAGCTTCATACGATTCCGCACGACGGCCAGGCGCTTGGCCATTACGCTGCGGGTTCCGCGTTGCAGCAGTTGAACAGACCTTCGGAAGCGATCACCGAGTACACGCTATTTCTGAAGGAAGCACCCCAGAGTCCGCTCACGCTGAAAGCGCGCGAGGCAATCTCTGAACTCGGAAAACAAGTACAGGTCGAATCCCACTGAGCCGCACGTTTACACCTACGACAGATACAAGCAACAATCCTCGCGTGATCGTGAGCCCTCGCGGAGCAGCCCGCCTGCGCAGCGGACACGTATGGGTTTACCAGTCCGACATCAAATCAGCACGCAACATCGCTCCGGCTTCCACGGTGTCAGTTTACGACGATCACGCGAGCTTCTACGGCACAGCGCTTTATAGCAGCACCTCGCAGATCGCGATTCGCATGTTGGGCTCGCAAGCGATACCGGCGGAGCGCACGGCGGAGGTGGTTGCGGAGCGCGTGCGCGCCGCCATCCACTACCGTCGCAACGTGGTGCGCGATACCAATGCCTATCGCGTCGTCTTCAGCGAGGCGGATTTTCTGCCGGGACTGATCGTGGACCGCTACAACGATATGCTTTCGTTGCAAGTGCTTACGCAAGCGATGGATCAGGCACCGGTGCGAGAAGCGGTGCTGCGGGAACTTGTGCAGGAACTCGATCCGGTATGCATCGTGGAGCGCGTGGAGCCTCGGATTCGCGAACTGGAGCAGCTGCCGCCGCTTGAGGGTGGCGTTATTTGGACCAGGGACGGCGCGCAGCCCAAGAGCAGCACAACGTTCACTATGAACGGCCTGAGGTTCCAGTACGACGCACACGGCGGGCAGAAGACCGGCGCGTTTCTCGATCAGCGCGAGAACTACTCGGCGGCGGAAAGGTATGCGCATGGCCGGGCTCTGGACGTCTTCTGCTATCAAGGCGGCTTTGCGCTGCATCTGGCGCGGACATGTGAGCAGGTGACGGGTGTGGACGCGTCGCGTCCGGCGCTGGAAATCGCCAATCAGAATGCAGCATTGAATGCCGGCCTCTACAACGGGCGCGAAATCGAGTGGGTGGAGGCAAACGCCTTCGACCTGCTACGCGACTACTCCGATGGCGGCGAGGAGTACGACACTGTCGTGCTCGATCCGCCGGCATTTGCGAAGACGAAACGGACCCTCGACACGGCCGTTCGGGGTTATAAGGAACTGAACCTACGGGCATTGAAGATGGTAAAGGCCGGGGGAGTGCTCGTAACCTGCTCGTGCTCCTACCACGTGAGCGAGGCCGAATTCCTGCAAATGCTGACCTCGGCAGCCGTGGACGCCCGGCGTCAGGTCAGAATTCTCGAAAAGCGAGTTCAGGCGCAGGACCATCCAGTTCTGCTTACGGTACCTGAAACCAGCTATCTGAAGTGCATCATCTGCCAAATCACCTAGAGCTATTTGAAAAGCAGGAAACAAAGCGCCTTCAAGGCGCTTTTTCTGTTTGTAAGCTGTTGAATAAAAATATTACTTCCTCAACTTGACAGCGATGCGCTCATATTTTATGCTATTTGTACGCTGAACCAGAGATTCGCGCTTGTTCAGCATTTGCAACAATGACATTCAAGTTGCGTTTTGGAGGTAAAAGATCATGGCGATGCTAACGCGTTGGGAACCTTTCCGTGAGATTTCCACTTTGCAGGAACGGATGAACCGTCTGTTCAACCAGCAGTACGGGAGCGGGATGGGCTCCGAGGATAGCCTGACTGCTACCGCATTCATGCCTCCGGTCGATGTATATGAGGATGAGCACAGCGTACAGTTGCGAATGGAAGTCCCGGGGATCGACGAGAAGGACATCCACATTCAATTGGAGAACAATGTTCTGACAGTGAGTGGAGAGCGCAAATTCGAGAAGGACGAAAAAGAAGATAACTTCCGTCGCGTGGAGCGTCGTTACGGCAACTTCTCTCGCCAGTTCATGTTGCCGAACACGGTGAACAGCGAAGACGTGAAGGCCGACTATGACAAGGGCCTGTTGAAAATCCGCCTGGGCAAGCGCGCAGAAGCCAAACCGAAGCAGATCAAAATCGGCGGTGGCGGCAAGACGCTGGAAGCAGCATAACTGGCGCACCAAAAATAATAACGGCGCACGAAAAGCGGCGGACGCGAATCGAACGAATGGGGAGATGGGGGGCAAACCTTGTCTCCCCGCAATTTTGCAAAAAGGAAGTAAAAGGTACGGAGCTTAGAGATGGCGATACGTTGGGACAAGTTGACGGTGAAGGCGCAGGAGGCGGTGCAGCGCGCGAGCGAGTTGGCGTCCGAGCACGGCAATCCGGAGTTGATGCCGGTACACGTGCTGCTGGCGCTGTTGGAAGATCGCGAAGGCATTGTTGGGCCGTTGCTCGCAAAAATCGGAATTCAGGCGCTGGCATTGTCGGCGGCAGCGACCAGGGAGATTGAGCGCCTTCCGAAGCTATCGGGCGCCTCCGCCCAACCACATCTTTCCGATTCGGCGTCGCAGCTGCTGGATAGCGCTTTCAAGGAGGCGTCAAACTTCAA encodes:
- a CDS encoding tetratricopeptide repeat protein, with the translated sequence MRSRCALLVVLFIACAAPALVAQTATAQMVTFRIKLTLSADNRQQAGSSAQPGVNAQERSGPGVAYVTGAGTTMQIRIQVIDENGSTLGEQSPDSEGSATFEVVGQIQKGNVRIYPTYRVRVFGPEIEEVWAEGVEPGRSDRMLMMQVRRKGEKPATAKDKSMVSASALKIPRKAQKELDAGNEALGNGKLDKAREHFDRATQIYPQFDQAWNNLGVVRMKQGDRAGGQQAFEAALKINDKFARAYVNLARLALQDNDYKQASELLKKSLSTEPLNAEALSMACQADFLAGNLEQVVSNARKLHTIPHDGQALGHYAAGSALQQLNRPSEAITEYTLFLKEAPQSPLTLKAREAISELGKQVQVESH
- a CDS encoding C4-type zinc ribbon domain-containing protein, with the translated sequence MNPDLVKLIELQKVDAEITRLNAEIAALPKRVQAIEAQLADSNDRLEKAKAAIKADEAARRKYESEIQSQNDKISKYREQSLAVKTNDQYKALMQEIQFAEQNIKALEDKILETMLDADVKENVLKAAEAELKAERAEIEKEKEHARTRTAVDEKALAEQNAKRNDLRSGVNPNILEHYERLLKARGSGIAEAREQRCTACQVLLRPQIYNEVRGNEGVQICDSCSRILYYDPANEPAEDPKAKTGSKAGGAIEREWVYLDEGENGVFAVLVNSKGSCSLRTFDRRTGLALAPPKVVKGQSFRQAFREYIENGRPLFLDHNPNLEQDCKDALPPELLTELQRQAPNRTVTENGQ
- a CDS encoding Hsp20/alpha crystallin family protein is translated as MAMLTRWEPFREISTLQERMNRLFNQQYGSGMGSEDSLTATAFMPPVDVYEDEHSVQLRMEVPGIDEKDIHIQLENNVLTVSGERKFEKDEKEDNFRRVERRYGNFSRQFMLPNTVNSEDVKADYDKGLLKIRLGKRAEAKPKQIKIGGGGKTLEAA
- a CDS encoding class I SAM-dependent rRNA methyltransferase — protein: MSPRGAARLRSGHVWVYQSDIKSARNIAPASTVSVYDDHASFYGTALYSSTSQIAIRMLGSQAIPAERTAEVVAERVRAAIHYRRNVVRDTNAYRVVFSEADFLPGLIVDRYNDMLSLQVLTQAMDQAPVREAVLRELVQELDPVCIVERVEPRIRELEQLPPLEGGVIWTRDGAQPKSSTTFTMNGLRFQYDAHGGQKTGAFLDQRENYSAAERYAHGRALDVFCYQGGFALHLARTCEQVTGVDASRPALEIANQNAALNAGLYNGREIEWVEANAFDLLRDYSDGGEEYDTVVLDPPAFAKTKRTLDTAVRGYKELNLRALKMVKAGGVLVTCSCSYHVSEAEFLQMLTSAAVDARRQVRILEKRVQAQDHPVLLTVPETSYLKCIICQIT